From Microthrixaceae bacterium, one genomic window encodes:
- a CDS encoding DoxX family protein: MDNIMLLVRIFLGFTLAFHGYWKFFKGGKIAGTAGWFDSMGMKPNGKVHAYLAASTELGCGVLMAVGFLTPLAAAGYVSLMIVAAWTVHRANGYRSGIDGWEYNSVLAVFAAYVAATSPGRHSIDHAMELSFAFKPYTAFGIAIGVGVAGAVGLLAACYRPPAKAAE, translated from the coding sequence ATGGACAACATCATGTTGTTGGTCCGCATCTTCTTGGGCTTCACCCTGGCCTTCCACGGCTACTGGAAGTTCTTCAAGGGAGGCAAGATCGCCGGTACCGCGGGCTGGTTCGACTCCATGGGCATGAAGCCCAACGGCAAGGTCCATGCCTACCTGGCCGCCTCCACCGAGCTGGGTTGCGGGGTGCTGATGGCCGTCGGCTTCCTCACCCCGTTGGCCGCGGCCGGCTACGTGAGCCTGATGATCGTGGCGGCGTGGACCGTGCACCGGGCCAACGGGTACCGCAGCGGGATCGACGGCTGGGAGTACAACTCGGTTCTGGCCGTGTTCGCCGCCTACGTGGCCGCCACCAGCCCCGGACGTCATTCGATCGACCACGCCATGGAGCTCTCGTTCGCCTTCAAGCCCTACACCGCCTTCGGCATCGCCATCGGGGTTGGAGTCGCCGGTGCGGTCGGCCTGTTGGCTGCCTGCTACCGGCCGCCGGCCAAGGCCGCTGAGTAG
- a CDS encoding TetR/AcrR family transcriptional regulator, giving the protein MLRSSSYRDLKVVDIAREAGTSPATFYQYFPDVESAILVLADDMVDAGVERFAAVMSDNSWKGRVGYEAAEALADAVLTFWDENQPVLRVVNLATDEGDKRFATVRTRLLRDLNNALSAAAKDHQANGKGQPDVAPDAIAGVLVAMLVHVAAYRVGFEFWGVQAPDLRTVMARIVYWSITGVKPPA; this is encoded by the coding sequence ATGTTGCGCTCCAGCTCCTACCGGGATCTCAAGGTGGTCGACATCGCCCGGGAAGCGGGGACGTCGCCCGCCACCTTCTACCAGTACTTCCCCGACGTCGAGTCAGCGATCCTGGTGTTGGCCGACGACATGGTCGACGCTGGTGTGGAGCGCTTCGCGGCCGTCATGTCCGACAACTCGTGGAAGGGCCGCGTCGGTTACGAGGCGGCCGAGGCGTTGGCCGACGCCGTCCTCACCTTCTGGGACGAGAACCAACCGGTCCTCCGGGTGGTCAACCTGGCCACCGACGAAGGCGACAAGCGGTTTGCCACCGTGCGCACCCGGCTTCTGCGGGATCTGAACAACGCTCTGTCGGCCGCCGCTAAGGACCACCAGGCCAACGGCAAGGGGCAGCCCGACGTTGCCCCCGACGCTATCGCCGGCGTGCTGGTGGCCATGCTGGTGCATGTGGCCGCCTATCGGGTTGGTTTCGAGTTCTGGGGGGTGCAGGCCCCAGACCTGCGCACGGTCATGGCCCGCATCGTCTACTGGTCGATCACCGGAGTGAAACCTCCGGCTTGA
- a CDS encoding TIGR03619 family F420-dependent LLM class oxidoreductase translates to MAFSPTSGTLAVGMQLPIQSKSTNFAEAWEADAGAAELARVARAADAAGFAYIAVCDHTAIPSEKAPVMGTEWWDTVATLGWLAGITERTRLLSHIYVPAYRHPLQAAKAFSTLDVVSGGRVILGVGAGHVREEFEMLGLPFEERGRLLDESIDALRAAFAEDYPTLPGPRWPAADMGQHPRPIQEDGPPIWIGGSSPAALRRAAERGDGWLPQGPVDAEILGRLADLRAAAGRHEPFTVGALLGATYVGAPSWDLGQPVLSGPAEKIAHVLDKFAGLGVDQVQVRLRSRSVDELVEQIERFGSEVLPLLRA, encoded by the coding sequence ATGGCATTTTCCCCTACTTCGGGAACCCTGGCGGTGGGCATGCAACTGCCCATCCAGTCCAAGTCCACCAACTTCGCCGAAGCCTGGGAGGCAGACGCCGGGGCCGCCGAGTTGGCCCGAGTGGCCCGGGCCGCCGACGCGGCCGGGTTCGCCTACATCGCGGTCTGCGACCACACCGCCATCCCCTCCGAGAAGGCCCCGGTCATGGGCACCGAGTGGTGGGACACCGTCGCCACCCTGGGCTGGCTGGCGGGGATAACCGAGCGGACCCGGCTCCTCAGTCACATCTACGTCCCCGCCTACCGTCACCCGCTCCAGGCGGCCAAGGCCTTCTCCACCCTCGACGTGGTGTCGGGCGGCCGGGTCATCTTGGGTGTGGGGGCAGGGCACGTCCGAGAAGAGTTCGAGATGCTCGGCCTTCCCTTCGAGGAACGGGGCCGACTGCTCGACGAATCGATCGACGCGCTGCGAGCCGCCTTCGCCGAGGACTACCCGACGCTGCCCGGACCCCGCTGGCCCGCCGCCGACATGGGTCAGCACCCCCGTCCGATCCAAGAGGATGGCCCTCCCATCTGGATCGGCGGCTCCTCCCCGGCTGCGCTGCGGCGAGCGGCCGAGCGCGGCGATGGCTGGCTGCCCCAGGGGCCCGTCGATGCCGAGATCCTCGGCCGGTTGGCAGACCTGCGGGCCGCGGCCGGGCGTCACGAGCCCTTCACCGTCGGTGCCCTGCTGGGTGCCACCTACGTGGGAGCACCGAGCTGGGATCTGGGTCAGCCGGTTCTGAGTGGACCGGCCGAGAAGATCGCCCACGTGCTGGACAAGTTCGCGGGCCTGGGTGTTGATCAGGTGCAGGTCCGGTTGCGTTCCCGCAGCGTCGACGAACTGGTCGAACAGATCGAGCGGTTCGGATCCGAGGTGCTGCCCCTTCTGAGGGCGTGA
- a CDS encoding SDR family oxidoreductase: MLLEGKVGLVSGIGPGMGRDIALAFAREGADVALLGRTEERLRSVAEEIEALGRRALPVVCDIADEAACGAAAVAVAEGLGRIDVLVNNAYHGGDAKPFMEADLADWHTTMEVNLFGSLYLTRACVPHLEASGDGRVVMINTMSVQRIERRWGAYVASKGALAAITKTLARKLGAKGIRVNGVHPGYIYGDSVEWYFNHQAEKRGITFQEVYDEVAAETCLGYLPHSEEIAGTVVYFASPLSRPVTGQMIGVNAGHWFNG, translated from the coding sequence GTGCTGTTGGAAGGAAAGGTCGGGCTGGTATCGGGCATCGGGCCGGGCATGGGTCGAGACATCGCCTTGGCCTTCGCCCGCGAAGGTGCCGACGTGGCGCTGTTGGGACGGACAGAGGAGCGCCTGCGGTCAGTGGCCGAGGAGATCGAGGCGCTGGGTCGCCGAGCCTTGCCCGTGGTCTGTGACATCGCCGATGAAGCTGCGTGTGGAGCGGCGGCAGTAGCGGTGGCGGAAGGGCTGGGTCGGATCGATGTGCTGGTCAACAACGCCTACCACGGCGGCGACGCCAAACCGTTCATGGAAGCCGACCTCGCCGACTGGCACACCACCATGGAGGTCAACCTGTTCGGATCGCTGTACCTGACCCGAGCGTGCGTCCCCCACCTCGAGGCGTCGGGTGACGGGCGAGTGGTGATGATCAACACCATGTCGGTCCAGCGCATCGAACGGCGGTGGGGGGCCTATGTGGCCTCCAAGGGCGCGCTGGCCGCCATCACCAAGACCCTGGCTCGCAAGCTCGGAGCCAAGGGGATCAGAGTCAACGGGGTGCACCCGGGCTACATCTACGGCGACTCGGTGGAGTGGTACTTCAACCACCAGGCCGAGAAGCGGGGCATCACCTTCCAGGAGGTGTACGACGAGGTGGCGGCCGAGACCTGCCTGGGCTACCTGCCCCACTCCGAGGAGATCGCCGGGACCGTCGTGTACTTCGCATCCCCGCTGTCGCGGCCGGTGACCGGTCAGATGATCGGTGTCAACGCCGGTCACTGGTTCAACGGCTGA
- a CDS encoding EthD domain-containing protein, producing MAESHGPARRGVPTAEDGPVQLVAFVKRRAGTSRAEFLDHWRNHHAPLIRDTPGLARHIQRYEQMAARPDDRSGWDGVAVQQFVSWDAFVAMLSDPAAAAMRADEDAFLDPASTKVVFTADRVVVIGEDAPALPTAPTEQDLPAAHDSADGP from the coding sequence ATGGCCGAGTCACATGGCCCTGCCCGGCGTGGAGTACCCACCGCTGAGGACGGCCCTGTCCAGTTGGTCGCCTTCGTGAAGCGACGAGCAGGAACCAGCCGAGCCGAGTTCTTGGACCATTGGCGCAACCACCACGCGCCGCTCATCAGAGATACCCCTGGCCTGGCCCGCCACATCCAGCGCTATGAGCAGATGGCGGCCCGACCCGATGACCGATCGGGCTGGGATGGTGTGGCGGTGCAGCAGTTCGTGTCCTGGGACGCCTTCGTGGCCATGTTGTCGGACCCCGCAGCCGCCGCCATGCGAGCCGATGAGGACGCCTTCTTGGACCCCGCCTCCACAAAGGTGGTCTTCACCGCTGACCGAGTGGTGGTGATCGGCGAAGACGCACCCGCCTTGCCGACTGCCCCAACCGAACAGGACCTACCCGCGGCCCATGATTCAGCGGACGGGCCCTGA
- a CDS encoding SDR family oxidoreductase, which produces MTGERNPRFSGARALVTGGGSGIGEATCRLLSAEGAEVTVLDRNAESASRVAFDIGGRAIAADVADSEAMNRAVADAAAVMGGLSILVNNAGVGMAKPLVDYTDKDWSLLIGVNLTGTFNAIRSAAPIIVDSGGGAIVNNTSLTGLRPTRGEGPYSAAKAAVINLTQTAALELAPLVRVNAVAPGMISTSLTEVVVDNPTWRAAAESGTPMGRIGDADEVARVIAFLAGPDASYVTGQTIVVDGGSVLPSLQSDALLRAFTDPGATQ; this is translated from the coding sequence ATGACCGGCGAGCGAAACCCGCGGTTCTCTGGGGCCAGAGCCCTGGTCACCGGGGGAGGTTCAGGAATCGGGGAAGCGACCTGTCGCCTCCTATCTGCAGAGGGGGCCGAGGTGACGGTGCTGGACCGCAACGCCGAGTCCGCCAGCCGGGTGGCCTTCGACATCGGTGGCCGAGCCATTGCCGCCGATGTGGCCGACAGCGAGGCGATGAACCGGGCCGTGGCCGATGCCGCTGCCGTCATGGGTGGGCTGAGCATTCTGGTCAACAACGCCGGGGTCGGAATGGCGAAGCCCTTGGTCGACTACACCGACAAGGACTGGTCACTTCTCATCGGCGTGAACCTGACCGGGACCTTCAATGCCATCCGATCCGCGGCCCCGATCATCGTCGACAGCGGCGGTGGCGCCATCGTCAACAACACATCGCTCACCGGTCTACGCCCCACCCGCGGTGAGGGCCCGTACTCGGCGGCCAAGGCCGCGGTCATCAACCTGACCCAGACCGCGGCTCTGGAACTGGCTCCGCTGGTGAGGGTCAACGCCGTAGCCCCAGGGATGATCTCCACCTCGCTCACCGAGGTGGTGGTCGACAACCCGACGTGGCGGGCGGCGGCCGAGTCCGGTACCCCGATGGGACGAATCGGCGATGCCGACGAGGTGGCTCGGGTCATCGCCTTCCTGGCCGGCCCCGACGCCAGCTATGTCACCGGTCAAACGATCGTGGTAGACGGAGGCTCGGTGCTGCCCAGCCTCCAGTCCGATGCCCTGCTGAGGGCTTTCACCGATCCGGGAGCAACACAATGA
- a CDS encoding alpha/beta hydrolase, producing MIVFVHGVPETAAYWDLLRAEIDEPSVALSLPGFGCQRPDGFTATKDAYVDWLVGELAAMDEPVDLVGHDWGAGFTYRLVTTHPELVRTWAADVATIVHPDQKWHDFAQVWQTPGDGEAFIEAQLATPPEDQAPTFEEMGMTREAALATVSAMDATMGACILDLYRSAVPNTYASWGAEMGPVGRPGMVIDATGDGFSSTPKSVEVAEMLGAEVGTLEGRRHFWAVEDPSGAAALLTEFWARAR from the coding sequence ATGATCGTGTTCGTGCATGGGGTGCCCGAGACCGCGGCCTACTGGGATCTTCTTCGGGCCGAGATCGATGAGCCGTCGGTGGCGCTCAGCCTGCCTGGGTTCGGGTGCCAGAGACCCGATGGTTTCACGGCCACCAAGGACGCATACGTCGACTGGTTGGTCGGGGAGTTGGCGGCCATGGACGAGCCCGTGGACCTGGTCGGCCACGATTGGGGTGCCGGGTTCACCTATCGGCTGGTGACGACGCATCCCGAGTTGGTGCGAACCTGGGCCGCCGATGTGGCGACCATCGTGCACCCCGACCAGAAGTGGCACGACTTCGCCCAGGTGTGGCAAACGCCTGGTGACGGTGAGGCGTTCATCGAAGCCCAACTCGCCACTCCCCCAGAGGATCAGGCCCCGACGTTCGAGGAAATGGGCATGACCCGGGAGGCGGCGTTGGCCACCGTGTCGGCCATGGACGCCACCATGGGGGCCTGCATCCTCGACCTGTACCGCTCCGCGGTGCCCAACACCTACGCCAGTTGGGGCGCCGAGATGGGCCCCGTCGGCCGACCCGGGATGGTGATCGACGCCACCGGAGACGGCTTCTCCAGTACGCCCAAGTCAGTCGAGGTGGCCGAGATGCTCGGAGCCGAGGTGGGCACCCTGGAAGGTCGGCGCCACTTCTGGGCCGTAGAAGACCCGTCGGGTGCCGCCGCCCTCCTCACCGAGTTCTGGGCTCGCGCCCGCTGA
- a CDS encoding DUF1211 domain-containing protein: MSTARLEAFSDGVLAIIITIMVLELRPPEGAALADLRALWPVFMSYVLSFVYVGIYWNNHHHLLRAADRVNGAIMWSNMHLLFWLSLFPFATAWMGEHSFAGDTAAFYGLVALMSAIAYFILQSAIVSEHGQDSEVARALGNDLKGKVSPVVYAVSAGLAFVNQWLAVAGYVAMAVLWFIPDRRLSGTSREMGGQ; encoded by the coding sequence GTGAGCACGGCGAGGCTGGAGGCCTTCAGCGACGGTGTCCTGGCCATCATCATCACGATCATGGTGTTGGAGCTACGACCACCCGAAGGAGCTGCTCTCGCCGATCTGCGTGCCCTGTGGCCGGTGTTCATGTCCTACGTGCTGAGCTTCGTCTACGTCGGGATCTACTGGAACAACCATCACCACCTGCTCCGAGCAGCCGACCGGGTGAACGGGGCGATCATGTGGTCGAACATGCACCTGCTGTTCTGGTTGTCGTTGTTCCCCTTCGCGACCGCATGGATGGGTGAGCACAGCTTCGCCGGTGACACTGCGGCGTTCTACGGACTGGTTGCCCTGATGTCAGCGATCGCCTATTTCATCCTCCAGTCAGCAATCGTGAGCGAGCACGGCCAGGACTCAGAGGTCGCTCGGGCGTTGGGCAATGACCTGAAGGGCAAGGTCTCGCCCGTCGTCTATGCCGTCTCGGCGGGCCTGGCCTTTGTCAACCAGTGGTTGGCCGTAGCTGGATACGTGGCGATGGCTGTCCTCTGGTTCATCCCCGATCGCCGCCTGTCCGGCACTTCTAGAGAGATGGGCGGCCAATGA
- a CDS encoding amidase, whose translation MTDVGGDVPRDSTFITRIDPEQDSQARPDGIRLAVKDCIDVAGVVTTAGSPAVADGAEPAVADAECLAGFRAGGARLVGKVNLHELCFGSSGVNPHYGTPVNPLDPRRVPGGSSSGSAVVVAVGDADVALGTDTAGSIRNPATACGVVGLKPTFGVVSVVGTRPLAPSLDTIGVLGRTVRDVAVGATMLNGQLTDGDVTAVHAVARLRLPGTDPTIDAAIDSALIAAGIETTDVTDVLAVGWEAAHRAAMDVLFGEALMVNDDIWRHHRHQLGADLVERFTFAQTISPTELAEARARRVPWRAELAEVFGAFGVLVLPTMTAYPARLGEHGVGPNPAAAAVNLAGHPAMTVPVPSGGLLPAGLQLVAPDHHEPRLLATAAVIEAAVTPQR comes from the coding sequence ATGACCGACGTCGGAGGTGACGTTCCACGAGATTCCACCTTCATCACGAGGATCGATCCTGAGCAGGATTCTCAGGCCCGTCCTGATGGCATCCGCCTGGCGGTCAAGGACTGCATCGACGTGGCAGGCGTGGTGACGACGGCAGGGTCACCGGCGGTGGCCGACGGTGCCGAGCCGGCGGTGGCCGATGCCGAGTGCCTGGCTGGTTTCAGGGCTGGCGGTGCTCGTCTGGTGGGAAAGGTGAACCTGCACGAGCTGTGCTTCGGTTCCAGTGGGGTCAACCCTCACTACGGCACGCCCGTCAATCCACTCGACCCTCGACGAGTGCCGGGAGGTTCATCGAGCGGATCGGCTGTGGTCGTGGCCGTCGGCGACGCCGATGTTGCGCTGGGAACCGATACGGCCGGATCCATCCGCAACCCAGCGACCGCCTGCGGGGTGGTCGGGCTGAAGCCCACCTTCGGGGTGGTGTCGGTGGTGGGCACCCGTCCTCTGGCCCCGTCGCTCGACACCATCGGAGTTCTGGGTCGCACGGTCCGAGACGTTGCCGTTGGCGCCACGATGCTGAACGGCCAGCTCACCGACGGCGATGTCACCGCGGTCCACGCGGTGGCCCGGCTACGCCTGCCCGGGACCGATCCCACTATCGATGCCGCCATCGACTCGGCGCTCATCGCCGCGGGGATCGAGACCACAGACGTAACCGACGTGCTCGCCGTCGGGTGGGAGGCCGCGCACCGTGCCGCAATGGACGTCCTCTTCGGTGAAGCCCTGATGGTCAACGACGACATCTGGCGCCATCACCGACACCAACTGGGTGCCGATCTGGTGGAACGGTTCACCTTCGCCCAAACCATCAGCCCGACCGAACTGGCGGAGGCCCGGGCGAGGAGGGTCCCGTGGCGGGCCGAGTTGGCCGAGGTGTTCGGAGCTTTCGGAGTGTTGGTCCTGCCGACCATGACCGCCTACCCGGCCCGGCTCGGCGAACACGGCGTCGGGCCGAACCCGGCGGCGGCGGCGGTGAACCTGGCTGGCCACCCAGCCATGACCGTGCCAGTCCCCAGCGGGGGCTTGTTGCCAGCTGGCCTTCAACTGGTGGCTCCAGACCACCACGAACCCCGCCTTCTCGCCACCGCCGCGGTCATAGAAGCAGCGGTGACACCTCAGCGCTAG
- a CDS encoding type II toxin-antitoxin system VapC family toxin — protein MRVLLDTHIFLWLQTAPERLGDHLGLAENPTTELLVSAVTSWEIAIKYALGRLDLPEPPSRYVPDRISRISGTPIPVEHHDTLAVADLPLIHRDPFDRLLVAQARHLSVPLLTADATVSAYPVDTLLVGDHDPGR, from the coding sequence ATGAGGGTCCTGCTCGACACGCACATCTTCCTCTGGCTCCAGACTGCCCCGGAACGTCTCGGGGACCACCTTGGGCTGGCGGAGAACCCGACAACAGAACTGCTGGTGTCAGCCGTGACGTCGTGGGAGATCGCCATCAAGTACGCCCTGGGGAGGCTTGATCTGCCTGAACCCCCATCTCGCTACGTCCCTGATCGAATCAGCCGGATCTCAGGCACCCCGATTCCCGTCGAACACCACGACACCCTCGCCGTGGCCGACCTCCCACTGATCCACCGCGACCCCTTCGACCGGCTGCTCGTCGCCCAGGCTCGACATCTCTCGGTTCCGTTGCTGACCGCCGACGCCACCGTGTCCGCATACCCGGTCGACACGTTGCTCGTCGGCGATCACGACCCCGGTCGCTGA
- a CDS encoding type II toxin-antitoxin system Phd/YefM family antitoxin encodes MTKSVGVHEAKTHLSRLLAEVAAGQEVIIANRGVAVARLIPVTNTEGRTLGSDRGVFEVPEDFDAPLPAEVLDAFEA; translated from the coding sequence GTGACTAAGTCCGTTGGGGTCCACGAGGCCAAGACCCACCTGTCCCGGTTGCTCGCCGAGGTCGCCGCCGGACAGGAGGTGATCATCGCCAACCGCGGCGTCGCGGTCGCCCGTCTGATACCCGTCACCAACACCGAGGGGAGGACGCTGGGATCAGACCGCGGTGTGTTCGAGGTGCCGGAGGACTTCGACGCTCCACTCCCCGCCGAGGTCCTCGACGCGTTCGAAGCATGA
- a CDS encoding crotonase/enoyl-CoA hydratase family protein, with protein sequence MSESPTCFDVERIGKVAHVRLNRPDVYNSMIKEFWSELPAVVRDLDEDGSVRAIVISSTGKHFCSGMDLGVFASGGGDALGGPSADGSAAEQGRARARLLQSVRVLQESFTALERVRMPVIAAIQGGCIGGAVDMVSACDLRYASEDAFFCIQEINIGMTADVGTLQRLPKIIPEGIAREWAYRGNRVPAARAAEVGLVNEVFPDHDSLVAGALEVAAEIATKSPLAIWGTKEMINFARDHSVADSLNHMSAWQSGMFQPADMLETFMAKGEKRDPNFPDLLGNSRGL encoded by the coding sequence ATGAGCGAATCGCCTACCTGTTTCGACGTCGAACGAATCGGCAAGGTCGCCCACGTGCGTCTCAACCGGCCCGATGTCTACAACTCGATGATCAAGGAGTTCTGGTCGGAGCTGCCCGCGGTGGTGCGCGACCTCGATGAGGACGGTTCGGTGCGCGCCATCGTCATCTCCTCCACCGGAAAGCACTTCTGCTCGGGAATGGACCTGGGAGTGTTCGCCTCAGGAGGCGGTGACGCCCTCGGCGGCCCGTCGGCCGATGGTTCAGCCGCCGAACAGGGCCGAGCCCGGGCTCGGCTACTCCAGAGCGTGCGGGTGCTCCAAGAATCGTTCACCGCGCTGGAACGGGTCCGGATGCCGGTGATCGCCGCCATCCAGGGCGGCTGCATCGGAGGGGCGGTCGACATGGTCTCGGCTTGCGACCTCCGCTACGCCAGCGAGGACGCCTTCTTCTGCATCCAGGAGATCAACATCGGCATGACCGCTGATGTTGGCACGCTCCAGCGGCTCCCCAAGATCATCCCCGAAGGCATCGCTCGGGAGTGGGCCTACCGGGGCAACCGGGTCCCTGCCGCCCGAGCCGCCGAGGTAGGCCTGGTGAACGAGGTGTTCCCCGACCACGACTCCCTCGTGGCCGGCGCCCTGGAGGTGGCCGCGGAGATCGCCACCAAGAGCCCGTTGGCCATCTGGGGCACCAAGGAGATGATCAACTTCGCCAGGGATCACTCGGTAGCTGACTCGCTCAACCACATGTCCGCCTGGCAGTCGGGAATGTTCCAACCTGCCGACATGCTCGAGACCTTCATGGCCAAGGGCGAAAAGCGCGACCCCAACTTCCCAGACCTCCTCGGCAACAGCAGAGGGCTCTAA
- a CDS encoding amidohydrolase has protein sequence MTMTDAGTPNADDFPKIISVDDHVIEPPNVWLDRLPKKYHDVGPRTVRERGTMNFVGGVFSYEPSDDGDLCDWWIYEDKKIPQTRLAAAVGFDRDEVKVTGVTYEEMRKGCWDQEARLADMDANWTDIQMCFPTFPRFCGQTFMEAQDKVLADLCVKAYNDWMVEEWCGGTNGRLQPLIIVQLWDADLAAAEVRRNAERGVRALAFSEIPPYLNLPSIHTDYWEPLFRACSETNVAIHMHIGSSSKMPSTSADAPAAVGSTLTFGNAMSSMTDWMFSGWLAKFPTLKLAYSEGQIGWIPYILERADRVWEENRGWGGVSDIVKEPPSTYYYQSIYGCFFADQYGLENIEKVGPNNVCFETDYPHSDSTWPHSREVAMKMMDGLSDDIVYKLVRGNAIRLMDLDIK, from the coding sequence ATGACCATGACTGACGCAGGCACCCCCAACGCCGACGACTTTCCCAAGATCATCTCGGTCGACGACCACGTGATCGAGCCGCCCAACGTGTGGCTCGACCGCCTTCCCAAGAAGTACCACGACGTCGGGCCCCGGACCGTGCGAGAGCGCGGGACCATGAATTTCGTTGGAGGTGTGTTCAGCTACGAACCCTCCGACGACGGCGATCTGTGTGACTGGTGGATCTATGAGGACAAGAAGATCCCCCAGACCCGCCTCGCCGCCGCGGTGGGATTCGACCGTGACGAGGTGAAGGTCACCGGCGTCACCTACGAGGAGATGCGCAAGGGGTGTTGGGACCAAGAGGCTCGCTTGGCGGACATGGATGCCAACTGGACCGACATCCAGATGTGCTTCCCTACCTTCCCCCGCTTCTGCGGCCAGACGTTCATGGAGGCCCAGGACAAGGTCCTGGCCGACCTGTGCGTCAAGGCCTACAACGACTGGATGGTGGAGGAGTGGTGCGGCGGCACCAACGGCCGTCTTCAGCCGCTGATCATCGTGCAGCTCTGGGATGCTGATCTGGCCGCCGCCGAGGTGCGGCGCAACGCCGAGCGCGGCGTGCGGGCGTTGGCCTTCAGCGAGATCCCGCCGTACCTGAACCTGCCGTCGATCCACACCGATTACTGGGAACCGCTGTTCCGGGCGTGTTCGGAGACCAACGTCGCCATCCACATGCACATCGGCTCGTCGTCCAAGATGCCCTCGACGTCCGCCGATGCCCCCGCCGCCGTCGGCTCGACCCTCACCTTTGGCAACGCCATGAGCTCCATGACCGACTGGATGTTCTCGGGGTGGCTAGCCAAGTTCCCCACCCTCAAGCTGGCCTACAGCGAGGGCCAGATCGGGTGGATCCCCTACATCCTCGAACGGGCCGACCGCGTCTGGGAGGAGAACCGGGGTTGGGGCGGTGTCAGCGACATCGTCAAGGAGCCGCCGTCGACCTACTACTACCAGAGCATCTACGGCTGCTTCTTCGCCGACCAGTACGGCTTGGAGAACATCGAGAAGGTCGGTCCCAACAACGTCTGCTTCGAGACCGACTACCCCCACTCGGACTCGACGTGGCCGCACTCGCGTGAGGTGGCCATGAAGATGATGGACGGGCTCTCCGACGACATCGTCTACAAGCTGGTCCGAGGCAACGCCATCCGCCTGATGGACCTCGACATCAAATAA